A genomic segment from Octopus sinensis linkage group LG4, ASM634580v1, whole genome shotgun sequence encodes:
- the LOC115210816 gene encoding tripartite motif-containing protein 3, producing MSSDLEQKIAADITCSICLEIFTRPLALVPCLHSYCKHCLELYVKNFADNNGCFPCPECRIQITLPSEGIEGLTHNHTLQSILDNWFSHNKEKAVEIVQQVPEAKVNINDVDLSSYTVVDMDEKSQLEKNEHSLIQQQHFNTDTNKTSQSSNEPTQLPNLPNLHVYKASLPPLPCIPSAPFPQYNLYPNIRDYDGNDLNSQTYIPQKDFCTEGLLLKFGQYSRHVNEFQKPYGITINRAGHICVSDLKGGRILIFSPTGTFLNKLLPSCDIYDIAILPNQNILTSVAKADKAILHSYNMNSHLISQYTGLHYQYARPSGVAVNKHGYAIVTSLENNCVYVFTEEGKLSQKFGWKGSGNDHFDRPYFVTTNDKLQIIVSDCGNNCIKVFSSDGKFKCMYGKKGKDKGMLFKPMGVCTDRNNNIIVADYGNYRVQAFSPKGRSLGFPVYDTFCIGKDVSPVNVAINRHDNIVVLLTGEKFAEVRVYEWNPEV from the exons ATGTCGAGCGACTTAGAACAGAAGATAGCAGCAGATATAACATGTTCCATCTGCTTAGAGATATTTACTCGGCCTTTAGCCTTGGTTCCGTGTCTACATTCTTATTGTAAACATTGTCTCGAGCTTTACGTGAAAAACTTCGCAGATAACAATGGGTGTTTCCCATGTCCTGAATGCAGGATTCAAATTACCTTACCTTCGGAAGGGATCGAAGGTCTAACCCATAACCATACCCTACAAAGTATTCTAGACAATTGGTTTTCGCATAACAAGGAAAAAGCTGTTGAGATTGTGCAGCAAGTGCCCGAAGCCAAAGTTAATATAAATGATGTTGATCTATCATCTTATACTGTAGTAGACATGGATGAGAAAAGTCAACTGGAGAAGAATGAACACTCTTTAATACAGCAACAGCACTTTAATACAGACACCAACAAAACTTCG CAATCATCAAATGAGCCAACACAATTACCAAATTTACCTAACCTACATGTATATAAagcatcattaccaccactaccatgtaTACCTTCAGCTCCATTTCCACAATATAATTTATATCCCAATATAAGGGACTATGATGGCAATGATTTAAACTCTCAGACATATATTCCACAAAAGGACTTTTGTACAGAAGGATTACTTTTAAAATTTGGTCAATATAGCAGACATGTTAATGAGTTTCAGAAACCTTATGGTATTACTATTAACAGAGCTGGGCATATATGTGTATCAGATCTGAAAGGAGGACGTATTCTCATATTTTCACCAACTGGTACCTTTCTTAACAAGCTTCTTCCTTCttgtgatatatatgatatagctaTATTACCAAATCAAAACATTCTAACCTCAGTTGCAAAAGCTG ACAAAGCTATCTTGCACAGCTATAATATGAACAGCCATTTAATTTCTCAATACACTGGACTCCATTATCAATATGCTCGCCCAAGTGGTGTTGCTGTGAACAAGCATGGCTATGCCATTGTAACAAGCTTGGAAAATaattgtgtctatgtatttacagAGGAAGGTAAACTTTCACAGAAATTTGGTTGGAaaggttctggcaatgaccatttCGATAGACCTTATTTTGTGACTACTAATGATAAACTTCAAATTATTGTCTCTGATTGTGGTAACAACTGTATTAAAGTGTTCAGCAGTGATGGCAAATTTAAGTGCATGTATGGtaagaaaggaaaagacaaaggTATGCTGTTTAAACCAATGGGGGTTTGTACAGACAGAAACAATAATATCATAGTGGCAGACTATGGAAATTACAGAGTTCAGGCATTCAGTCCAAAAGGCCGATCTCTTGGTTTCCCTGTTTATGACACATTTTGTATTGGTAAAGATGTTTCTCCTGTCAATGTTGCTATTAACAGACATGATAATATTGTTGTTCTATTGACTGGAGAAAAATTTGCTGAAGTTCGGGTATATGAGTGGAATCCAGAAGTTTAA